The Nicotiana tabacum cultivar K326 chromosome 5, ASM71507v2, whole genome shotgun sequence sequence ATGTAGGACCTACCCAAATGATAAGTAAAATATCACAGTATATATCAATTACAATCAAGTATAGAAAACGTATAACATTTTAACATCAGATGTTTGGTCTTCCCTCTTCCTTCTTTGTCCTCACATTTTTCCTCTTTAGCTATATACTACTAccgaattttaaaaatattttaacatcCTAACACGCTAATATTACCTTAAATCTTAAAATGGCTCGTCATGCAGTTAGGCATACCAAAGACCTATATAGGACAAGTGTTTTTGATGGTCAAACAGTGGAAAGACAATTTGACGATGGTTAAAAGTGTGTGTGACATGTGTCTCTGTATGTCTAACAGAGTGTCGGCAAAGACATGTCCAATACGAACACCAGAACAACAGTTTTGCATATCACAATAGGAATAATCACTCTTAACAATAATTTCATAATGGTTCTAGGACCAAAACTCACAGCTTTGCCGTTGTCCAAAATGATACTTGTGACATTTGCCCTATAAAGTATCTGACTTCCCTGATTAACCAAGCCTTTTGCTAAAGATTTGGCAATCTCGCCAACTCCACCCACGGGATAGTTGATTCCTCCAAAATGTCTGTCACATAGAACCTGCAGAAAGCAACTCATGAGAAAATGGACATCAATAAACACAAGAAGGCCTAAGGTTAAATGCAGAATTACCATGCTTGCATTGATCATTGGTGTTTGTAATGCATTAACTGTGCTCACAATAAAACACTGCAAAAGAGAAAATATAGTTGAATTCTtcaaaaggtaaagaaatcatcaAAACTTTTAGTAAGTTGTACAGATTATTTGCCTCACCTCTGCATCTATGAAGGACAGCAACCCGGGATCTTTTATATACTTCCGAGCAATGTCACCAGCATTCTGGGGCAAATAGTAGGCTGTGATGAATAACATTGGCATAAATTAAGATTCAATAGAAGGATATTCAATCATTCTGTGCTGCACAAATGTCAGCATGAAAAAATGACCCTATAATTGGAGAGTTATTCTTAAATTAGTCCGCAAGATGGATATTGGCAAATGCCAAGAATGACAGGAAGAACCTATCATAAGTCGAACGCTTTTGGGTATTAACACATCTATGAAGGAATTTTCCATGATTTATGAGCCATCAGTCAGACTGCAAAACTAACTAAATGCACTACAAAAAATTTAAAGTATGTAAATCAGAACTGTTAAACACAAGAAGGGTGATTTGATAGCATAAGATCTCATTATCTTTATGCAAAAGGATACCAAGTTAATTGGCGTTATACAGTGGAACGAAGTCTGTGTTTGATCAGCGAAAATGACAAAAGCCACCTAAGATGGGAAATGTTACAATCTTTGGTCATGAATTTCTTGATTATTGAGAAAAAGGTCAGAGTAAAAAATCAGAGTAATCTGTATTCAGAACTGTATTAAATTTTGGCAACTACTGAGTTCTACAAGCTTTTTCAACACTATCACTTGAACATCTGTTTAATTATGCAACTACAGTTATCGTGTGAGTTACAGCATTTCTCTGGACTTTGTCTGCTATTAATGTAAATTTGTATACCAATAAAAGGGCATGAAACAAAGTCAATTTGAAACAATTCTCTGCATCCATTTCTAGCAttgcgggagcttagtgcactagACTACCTCTTTTACCCATTTCTAGCATTAGGACTGAAGGCACagctaaggaaatacaacatttgaagttaaaaggaaaagagaaaagaaattaccgAGAGTCAAGCATTCGAGGGGCTTCTTAAAAAACTGGCCAAAAAGGTAGATGGGTTCCTCCAAAGACTTCAGTTCCAAAGAATTCAGAGAATTAAAGATCTGAGCATCCATATTCAACAAATGATTTTGAGTCTAAATCAGGAAGTCCAAAATTTAAAGCAAGCTGCAGTCACCTTAATTTTAATGACCACAAACCTTCCAGCATTCACTGTAGAATTTGATAATCCCTTCTTTTTCATGTGGAAATTTACTCACAAGCTCTTGAATGAAGTCATCATATTCTCGGTGTACACGGACAGAAAGGTCATTGGGTAGGTGGAAATGCACAGTTGTTGGGTCAGGTATAACTTCTAATTTACATCCTACTGCTGCCAATGCTTGAGTTATCAAATTGAGGTTTCCCTGTCAAAAGATGTGAAACATCCAATCACATGCAAGCACTGCAGACCACATACAACAGAACAAAGTATACACCACTGCCAGTACAAATTATGTTAATGATAGAATTATGTAGTTATTGGGATGACATCTTCAATTGAAACAGAGTCTCTTCCAGTATTTTCAGACTAAGAAGCTCGGAAAGATTGAGATACTTCCGAGGCATCAACACGGCCCAATCTAGAGCATAAAACATGCATCAGACATATTCGACGAAGGAATGGAAATATTCGACCCACTGGCACTTATTAAATCTAAATTTAGAGCTCCAGCTGGGGTAGAAAAGCCCCTCATTGATCCAGGTTAATGTAGATAGATGGTCGACAAGGTGGAATTACCTCACTACAACACAACCTAACAATGCTTTGTTGTGAACATAGTACGTTGGTTTGCGAATTCCCATGTGATATTCAATAGGATGCTATGATTTTCTTCCAGGAAATGAACTACTCCATAGTATGGTcatacaaaacatgaacacattgTTAGCTATACTAGTGCAGACTTGGTACGTgcaccttttgatagacgttcCACCTATGGGTATCGTGTGCTTGTTGATGGTACCATGAAAAGTAAGAACTGAAATATAATTGCCAGATAAGGACTATGGTAAGATAACAAGTGATGACAACAGCAACATGTGAACTGATGCAATGAAACAACTGTTCTTGAAACTGAAGTTTGAAGAGAGACATCAGAATAAGAACATTATATGCACGACACATACATCAAATACTGGAAGGACTAACTGCATAGGAGAAAAGATGGTTTTTGGGGACATCACCAGCTTTGTTAAATTAACCAACCAACTGCAGACAATTACTTGAAATATCTTGTCAGTCTGTTAATTAGTTGCTACATATACAGTAAGCTTGGGACATTTGACATGTATTCACCAACTTGACCCAAAATGTTACAGAGTATATGCACATGTGTAAATAGGTTTTCTACAATGCTATTCTTCAGAATTTGTTACTCTATAGCATGGCATATGTAAAAGCACGAGGCATAAGACACTGTATCTGCGAATTGTCAAAATCTATTCTCTTGTTTTCGCAATGTCATCACAAAAGAAGGCTGGGGGGCAGGAAACCATATGGGAAGAAGACCTTGTATCATAGTTTAACAGTTGTTATCAAACAAATTCTAGGAAGACCTAAATTTGGGAAAAATGCAAGGAAACTTATAACTGATCCGTCCTTAAGCATCAGATATATCTATGATACTTCTCCTAGACTAGTGTGTTAGTTAAATGGATTTACAACTCAAAAAGTTTGCATTATTTTCTTATAAACCAGCAGATAGTATTTCAGGTGTAGTTCCATATCatccaaaagaaaaatagttaGAAGAGTACTTGTATACATAGCTAAGGCACCCAAGAAAAACTGATTTCAAGAATCAAACAACAGAAGACAACATGAGAGGGAAATATAGTACTATGAAGGGCTATAATAAACTAATAATGACAGAAATTCTGCACCATCAGCGGTAAAAGACACATGTCTTGCATTCATTAGTTTAGTGTGGTATAAAATGTGCGGGTACGTTTGAGATGCAAACAAGTACAACTGTCTTGAGCCAAACTAAAGCATCTTTTATTATTATGAACGATTTTTCTATTTCAAAGCACTGACCGCATATCAAAGGTTATCATTGCTTCAAAATCTTGGTCCTAATCAATACTACTTCTTGGACATCTAAATAACAGAAAGAAAGTATACAGACAAACTAACCTTATCACTGAATCCAAACATGACTGATGAACCAACATCAAAAGTATAACCATCCCTCTGGTAAAAGCCAGAGCTTCCACCAGGAATAACATACTTCTCCAAAACCAAAACCTTAGCTCCCTTAACTGCTAGCTGTGTTGCTGCCACTAATCCACCTATTCCTGACCCTATAATAATGGCATCACAGTTGCCACTCTCATTTACTTCTACCTCACCAACTCCATAGCTCTCCACTCCTTTATCTACAACTGCTTTCAACTGTGAAACAATACCCCCTTTTCTTCCCTTAGTCTTATTCAGCCCCAAACTCAAGCCATTAAGCTGCTGGACATCAGTACAATTCCCAATTCTCAAAGGGTCAAAACAAGAACTTATCTTTTTATTGTTTCTGAGTTTGCTATCACCCAAAGCTACAATCTTGCAGTTACCATCAAGAAGTGAATTGGGAAACATAAAATTCAAGGTacccatttttgtatttttcaaaatttgggCTTTAACtaaccaaaacttgaacttttttGCCTTCAATTCTTCAATTCTGTAATTGCATAAGCACTGAGAATTACAAAATCTTGaatcttttttctttaaaaatgttcAAAATCCAAGATTACAGGCACCAACAACTATAAAAATTGAATCTTGACAATTCTTGGACCTCAGGGTACTCAATAGGCTAGCTGAATTGTGTATTAGCAAAGTGAGGGAAGTATTTAGGTGGATTTTAATGAGGTGGGAATGAGCAAAGTGGAGGGTTCTTCACTTGTCTGTAGTGCTTGAAAATGAAAGAGAAGTGGATTGGCATGATTCTACTTTTGTGATTCCCAGTAATTATTGTTTATAACTTTATGTGACATACTAGTGATACCGTCAgggattaaaataaataatttattccaaaGACAACTTATCGATAATAACATAATCATCTAGCTCCAAGATCAAGAAGTTACAATTAAACATATTGATAAGAGTTAAAATTTCTATACGCTGGATTTTTTGTTGTTAGTTGTTGTTGTACAAGAGTTAGAATTCCTGTAATGTCTTGACTAATGTCGACATGTTAGgtcttcctcttttctttttcttttttggttaatTATTAAGAAAAATCATTGCCAACTTTCCCATTTCTCTTCTCGAATGTTactttaaaagttaattttttcccttttaaataAGATTTTTCCCAAACACCTTTAATATCTTTTAATATTATGTATAGTTTTATTTGATTAGTAATGGCTTCGATGtagttctttttcatttttaaacttataatttataaaattacATAAAAGCAATTAAACTGATCCCCTTGACCACCTACATGTCTTTCATTCAAGTGGAGAGGAAGGCACATACATGGTCATTAAAGTAGTAATGGATGGATTAGATTATGATCACTAATGGTTGTATAATCTTTTGTTGTCTTGTACAACGATTAAGAGATAAGAAATTCAAATCGTAATTATTTGACCCAAAAAGTGATTTtggaaaattaattaaatttatatctTAAGGCCGCTAGCAAATCAGTTCGATCCGAAAGTTGCACAAAGAAATTGATAAtcgtatataataaataaaataaaataaaataaagacaaaaataaagtAATCTTATTAGATGTAAGCCTCGATGAGCTATAATAACAATTGCACTAATAATCTCCGAGATAACTGGAGCTTAGAATAATGTAAGGAAGAACACTGAAGAGCCTCAattgtattcttttttttttatgccCTATCTCTCGAGATACAAAATGATACTTATAGTCGTGTGGAGGGGAAATCGATACCGTTTTGAGTTTTGGGCCACATGGAGTTAGGTAATGGGGAGCGAGAATCTTGATAATAGTAACCACTCAATGTAATGTCCGATGACCACAATTTCCGGACGCGGTTGACTGCGTCTTCGAATACACTCATTAATTCTTCGAATACTCAACCATCGGATAACTATAATTTCTGGGATAAAAGGTCGGTTAGACTTAGTAGCAGACCCACTTCATTCTTATCTCTGTTTCAGAGCTTTATTTGCTACATGTCACTCTCTTAATACGTCACATGGAGAAAATTAAATTTTATCAGTACAGTAATATCACAAGTTCCTCGCTTAATTgtctaaaagaaataaaaaactttcatctattaattaaaaaaatatttttttattacataAATTGAAAGAGAGAATCAATAGTgaaaaatcaaacttataaatattcCCGTTATCAAACTTATACATATATTGTGTAAAAAGTTTGTATCAATATCACTAGACAATAAACATCGTTGATTATCAACAAGTAGAGCCGTTAAAATAGGCTTGGCCCGTGAGATCAGTCCGACCCAGCCAACTACTTGGGTAAGATTGGGTTGAGATTTTTTAGCCTATTTAAAATTGAGGCTTATAGGCTCAGTCCAAGTCATCACACTGGCCCTTGAGGCTTGACCGAGGCTGGCACGtgggccaaaaattaattaaattcatttaaatatttaaaaaaagtaaaaactaaaaaaatattaactataaTCCTCATTTTCCAACCTTAGATTGCTCATTTACCCTTC is a genomic window containing:
- the LOC107791326 gene encoding prolycopene isomerase, chloroplastic isoform X1, which encodes MGTLNFMFPNSLLDGNCKIVALGDSKLRNNKKISSCFDPLRIGNCTDVQQLNGLSLGLNKTKGRKGGIVSQLKAVVDKGVESYGVGEVEVNESGNCDAIIIGSGIGGLVAATQLAVKGAKVLVLEKYVIPGGSSGFYQRDGYTFDVGSSVMFGFSDKGNLNLITQALAAVGCKLEVIPDPTTVHFHLPNDLSVRVHREYDDFIQELVSKFPHEKEGIIKFYSECWKIFNSLNSLELKSLEEPIYLFGQFFKKPLECLTLAYYLPQNAGDIARKYIKDPGLLSFIDAECFIVSTVNALQTPMINASMVLCDRHFGGINYPVGGVGEIAKSLAKGLVNQGSQILYRANVTSIILDNGKAVGVKLSDGRKFYAKTIVSNATRWDTFGKLLKAENLPKEEEAFQKAYVKAPSFLSIHMGVKADVLPPDTDCHHFTLEDNWTNLEKPYGSIFLSIPTVLDSSLAPEGHHILHIFTTASIEDWEGLSLKDYEAKKELVAERIIGRLEKTLFPGLKSSIVFKEVGTPKTHRRYLARDSGTYGPMPRGTPKGLLGMPFNTTAIDGLYCVGDSCFPGQGVIAVAFSGVMCAHRVAADLGFEKKSEVLDSGLLRLLCWLRTLA